The following are encoded together in the Calditrichota bacterium genome:
- a CDS encoding DedA family protein — protein sequence MSDFFHHVFVLSVQFVQQYGYVGIFLLAVTVCIYQPVAPDIFIIGEVGLGLNPYWVALLALAGSFLGAFLGYYIGRLFDRLGVKRVRKNRHVAKIETWFQKYGNWAVFLGALTPIPLREMSWLAGIFQLSLPRFLIFVALGLLPRYFGEAFLGKIILNYI from the coding sequence GCAGTACGGATACGTCGGCATTTTTTTGCTGGCCGTCACCGTGTGTATTTACCAGCCCGTTGCGCCGGATATTTTCATTATTGGCGAAGTGGGGTTGGGATTGAATCCCTATTGGGTGGCCCTGCTGGCACTGGCAGGTTCGTTCCTGGGGGCCTTTTTGGGCTATTACATCGGCCGGTTGTTTGACCGACTGGGAGTGAAGCGAGTCCGCAAAAACAGGCACGTGGCAAAAATCGAAACCTGGTTTCAAAAATACGGAAACTGGGCGGTTTTTCTGGGCGCCCTGACTCCGATTCCACTTCGGGAGATGAGCTGGCTGGCGGGCATTTTCCAACTATCATTGCCGCGATTCCTGATTTTCGTGGCCCTTGGCTTGTTGCCGCGGTATTTTGGAGAAGCATTTCTCGGAAAAATTATTTTGAACTATATTTAA